The stretch of DNA AGACTTGAAACAGGCGGCAAAGTAGAAACGCTCTTAGTCCGTCAGGTAAAACCCGGCGAGTGGGAAGTCATGGCACGCCCGTCAAGAAAGCTAAAGCCCGGCAAAAAAATAATCTACGACGAAGAGTTAGAAGGAACAGTTACAGGTTACAGCGAAGAAGGTAAACGCTTCATCAAATTCACCCTAAAATCAAACAAAGACTTCATGGAAAAGCTCTCAGAAATCGGGCACATCCCCCTGCCCCCTTACATAGAAAGGGAAGAAACCCCCGAAGACAGAGAAAAGTATCAAACCGTTTTTGCCTCAAAAGAGGGCGCAGTGGCAGCCCCAACTGCAGGATTGCATTTCACAGAAGAACTACTCAAAAAAATCTCAGACATGGGCGTTATAATAAAGAACGTAACACTTCACGTCGGTCCCGGAACGTTTAAACCCGTTAAAGTGGAAAATGTAGAAGAACACAAAATGGACTACGAAACCTACAACGTCCCTGAAGATACGGCAGAAGAAATTAACAGGGCAAAAGAGGAAGACAGAAGAGTAATAGCAGTAGGAACAACTGTAGTAAGAACATTGGAAAGCGCAGCAGACGAAACAGGTAAAGTAAAGGCAGGAGAAGGCAGCACAAATCTTTTCATATATCCGGGCTACAAATTTAAGGTAATAGACGCTTTAATAACGAACTTTCACCTGCCACGCTCAACGCTAATAATGTTAGTAAGCGCTTTCGCAGGAAGAGAGAGGATACTAAATGCTTACAAAGAAGCTGTTGAAAAAGGTTATAGGTTTTACAGTTACGGCGACGCTATGTTTATCGTTTAGCGCTTACGCCGCATATAAGCCAGAACTGAAAATTTCTAAAAACCCATCAAACTACGACTTTGACGGCGAGGTTCTCAAATACCGCCTATACTGGACAATCTTCCACGTAGCAGACTCAGAATCAAGGGCAGAGAAGCTACCAGATGGACTATACAAATTCTACGGTAGCGTATCCACTGCCGGCGTTGCAGCGTGGTTTAAAAAGATTGAAGACTCTGGTTACTCTGTCTGGAACCCTAAAACGTTATGTCCGGTAAAGACAGTTATCGTTCAGAAAGAAGGACACTACATAAGGAAAAAAGTTTACATCTACGACCTTGATAACGGAACAGTCACCTACGAGAAAATCCACCCCACCACCGGCAAAATCCAGAAAAAGCTCATAAAAATCCCCGTCAAACCCTTTGAAGACCTTGTAACCGCCACATTCTTCTTCCGCAAATACGGCATATTCAAAGTCGGCGAAGAAACCATCTTTCCGCTCTTTGCCGGCGGAAAGTTCCAGAACGTAAGCTTCAAAGTCGTCGCCAAGCAGAAAATTGACACGCTAATGGGAAAGTTAGAAGCCTACAAGGTAATCCCCTCAAACAATCTCTCGCCAGAAGGCGCTTTTAAAAGAACCGGTAAAGTCGTTTTTTGGTTTACCGCAGATAAACGCCACATCCCCATAAAAATAGAAGCCCAGGTAGCCATAGGAAGCGTCAGCGCCGTTTTAGTAGATGCAAAAGGCAAAAACTTTGACCTCAGAAAGGAAGCAGAAAAACAGCAGGAAAAAAACCTTATGGAAAGAATGCTTCAAGGAATCTTCGGAGGAGACTAAA from Desulfurobacterium pacificum encodes:
- the queA gene encoding tRNA preQ1(34) S-adenosylmethionine ribosyltransferase-isomerase QueA → MKVSDFDYHLPEELIAKFPAEPRDSSRLLVLHRDTGKIEHRIFRDIVEYLTPGDVLVINDTKVIPARLFGRLETGGKVETLLVRQVKPGEWEVMARPSRKLKPGKKIIYDEELEGTVTGYSEEGKRFIKFTLKSNKDFMEKLSEIGHIPLPPYIEREETPEDREKYQTVFASKEGAVAAPTAGLHFTEELLKKISDMGVIIKNVTLHVGPGTFKPVKVENVEEHKMDYETYNVPEDTAEEINRAKEEDRRVIAVGTTVVRTLESAADETGKVKAGEGSTNLFIYPGYKFKVIDALITNFHLPRSTLIMLVSAFAGRERILNAYKEAVEKGYRFYSYGDAMFIV
- a CDS encoding DUF3108 domain-containing protein; this encodes MLTKKLLKKVIGFTVTATLCLSFSAYAAYKPELKISKNPSNYDFDGEVLKYRLYWTIFHVADSESRAEKLPDGLYKFYGSVSTAGVAAWFKKIEDSGYSVWNPKTLCPVKTVIVQKEGHYIRKKVYIYDLDNGTVTYEKIHPTTGKIQKKLIKIPVKPFEDLVTATFFFRKYGIFKVGEETIFPLFAGGKFQNVSFKVVAKQKIDTLMGKLEAYKVIPSNNLSPEGAFKRTGKVVFWFTADKRHIPIKIEAQVAIGSVSAVLVDAKGKNFDLRKEAEKQQEKNLMERMLQGIFGGD